In Mercenaria mercenaria strain notata chromosome 14, MADL_Memer_1, whole genome shotgun sequence, the following are encoded in one genomic region:
- the LOC123527678 gene encoding uncharacterized protein LOC123527678, translating into MFGCKQGFFGVKCNETCSSLCIHTLCRQESGVCIKGCTGSKDDPVCLLEKPQDESDNKSTTTTVIILAILLALFSTALCILLLKKIIKKMRFTVRQTEESVIRNPSQYSQNEEVIAVTEVDNVAYEILDTTQGAPEHTYDTASHSVQESSLNSGDKEYMNLQIPKQ; encoded by the exons ATGTTTGGTTGTAAGCAGGGATTTTTTGGAGTTAAATGTAATGAGACATGTAGCAGTCTTTGCATCCACACCTTATGTAGACAAGAAAGTGGTGTATGCATAAAAGGTTGCACAGGCTCAAAAGACGACCCAGTTTGTCTATTAG aGAAACCACAAGACGAATCCGACAATAAATCAACAACAACTACAGTTATTATTTTGGCAATACTCTTGGCGCTTTTCTCTACTGCATTATGTATTttacttttgaagaaaataataaagaaaatgcgTTTTACAGTCAG GCAAACAGAAGAGTCTGTGATTCGAAATCCTTCTCAATATTCACAAAATGAAG AAGTTATCGCTGTCACTGAGGTAGACAATGTCGCTTATGAAATCCTCGATACAACTCAAGGTG cTCCGGAACATACGTATGACACAGCCTCCCACAGTGTACAAGAAA GTTCGCTCAATTCTGGGGACAAAGAATATATGAATCTACAAATCCCAAAACAATGA